A section of the Streptomyces sp. V3I8 genome encodes:
- the tuf gene encoding elongation factor Tu — MPKTAYVRTKPHLNIGTMGHVDHGKTTLTAAITKVLADRGSGTFVPFDRIDRTPEEAARGITIDIAHVEYETDTRHYAHVDMPGHADYVKNMVTGAAQLDGAILVVSALDGIMPQTAEHVLLARQVGVDHIVVALNKADAGDEELTDLVELEVRELLTSHGYGGDSVPVVRVSGLKALEGDPRWTDAIGALLDAVDTYVPLPERYVDAPFLLPVENVLTITGRGTVVTGAVERGTVRVGDRVEVLGAAVDTVVTGLETFGRPMAEAQAGDSVALLLRGVPRDAVRRGHVVAAPGSVVPSRRFCAQVHVLSAREGGRTTPVATGYRPQFHIRTADVVGDVDLGAGGVARPGDTVAMTVELGRAMPLEPGLGFAIREGGRTVGAGTVTAVG, encoded by the coding sequence ATGCCCAAGACGGCTTACGTCCGCACCAAACCGCACCTCAACATCGGCACCATGGGCCATGTCGACCACGGCAAGACGACCCTGACCGCCGCCATCACCAAGGTCCTCGCCGACCGCGGCTCCGGCACCTTCGTCCCGTTCGACCGGATCGACCGGACGCCGGAGGAGGCCGCGCGCGGCATCACCATCGACATCGCGCATGTCGAGTACGAGACCGACACCCGGCACTACGCCCACGTGGACATGCCGGGCCACGCCGACTACGTGAAGAACATGGTTACCGGCGCGGCGCAGCTCGACGGGGCGATCCTCGTGGTCTCCGCGCTCGACGGGATCATGCCGCAGACCGCCGAACACGTGCTGCTCGCCCGGCAGGTGGGCGTCGACCACATCGTCGTCGCCCTGAACAAGGCCGACGCGGGTGACGAGGAACTCACCGACCTCGTGGAGCTGGAGGTCCGCGAACTGCTGACCTCGCACGGGTACGGGGGCGACTCCGTACCGGTCGTGCGGGTCTCCGGGCTGAAGGCGCTGGAGGGCGACCCCCGCTGGACCGACGCCATCGGCGCGCTGCTCGACGCCGTGGACACGTACGTGCCCCTGCCCGAGCGGTACGTGGACGCGCCGTTCCTGCTGCCGGTGGAGAACGTGCTCACCATCACCGGCCGCGGCACGGTCGTCACGGGCGCGGTCGAGCGCGGCACCGTCCGGGTGGGCGATCGCGTCGAAGTGCTGGGGGCCGCCGTGGACACGGTGGTCACCGGTCTGGAGACGTTCGGCAGGCCCATGGCCGAGGCGCAGGCCGGCGACAGCGTGGCGCTGCTGCTGCGCGGCGTCCCGCGCGACGCCGTGCGCCGCGGTCACGTCGTCGCGGCGCCCGGCAGCGTCGTCCCCAGCCGTCGCTTCTGCGCGCAGGTCCACGTCCTGTCGGCGCGCGAGGGCGGGCGGACGACGCCGGTGGCCACCGGCTACCGGCCGCAGTTCCACATCCGCACCGCGGACGTGGTCGGTGACGTCGACCTCGGCGCGGGCGGGGTCGCGCGGCCCGGTGACACCGTCGCCATGACGGTCGAGCTGGGGCGCGCGATGCCGCTGGAGCCCGGCCTCGGCTTCGCGATCCGCGAGGGCGGCCGCACGGTCGGCGCCGGCACGGTGACCGCCGTCGGCTGA